A genomic window from Candidatus Kouleothrix ribensis includes:
- a CDS encoding universal stress protein codes for MFKRVLLTTDGSPVVERQILYAEHLARVEHAELFVLHAYELPARYAEFSGYDQLSECFQAVAQALADDAASALRDDGFAATSEVRVGPAGDAIIAAAKEYDIDLIVMGTRSGSNLQAMLGSVSAYVLRHAHCPVLQIP; via the coding sequence ATGTTCAAGCGCGTGTTGCTCACCACCGACGGCTCGCCGGTGGTCGAACGCCAGATCTTGTATGCCGAGCACCTGGCGCGCGTCGAGCACGCCGAGCTGTTCGTGCTGCACGCCTACGAGCTGCCGGCCCGCTACGCCGAATTTTCGGGCTACGACCAGCTGAGCGAGTGCTTTCAGGCGGTGGCGCAGGCGCTGGCCGATGATGCCGCCAGTGCGCTGCGCGACGACGGCTTTGCTGCTACCAGCGAGGTGCGCGTGGGGCCGGCCGGCGACGCGATTATCGCCGCCGCGAAAGAGTACGATATCGACCTGATTGTGATGGGCACCCGCAGCGGCAGTAACTTGCAGGCTATGCTCGGCAGTGTGAGCGCGTATGTGCTGCGCCATGCGCACTGCCCGGTGCTGCAGATCCCCTAG
- a CDS encoding universal stress protein, which produces MNTILVPLDGSALAEQILPSVRVIAPLMSAEVHLLHVVTEADRYQLLFDDPRGIGEFDAPIAMHVAPANTGGAVVVEPVQARTSWDALQLNASNYLADQAEKLQAAGITTNFEVAAGNTAEVIAETAVRLGANLIAMATHGYSGLRRWALGSIADKVLHITHTPMLLVRGSERMISPERAIRRILLPLDGSSCARQAIPLATELACETQAELLVLTIIAPPYLQTPEVIGSYMQYDEAIDSVRDRLTDELAEYSATLKEHKVQVTPVATSGIPAETIIDEALDRGADLIVMATHGASGLRRWALGSVADKVLHATTTPLLLVRAQA; this is translated from the coding sequence ATGAATACAATTCTGGTGCCGCTTGACGGCTCGGCGCTGGCTGAGCAGATCTTACCGAGTGTCCGCGTGATCGCCCCGCTTATGTCGGCCGAGGTGCATTTGCTGCATGTCGTCACCGAGGCCGATCGCTATCAGCTGCTGTTCGATGATCCGCGCGGTATCGGCGAGTTCGATGCGCCGATCGCCATGCATGTTGCGCCGGCCAACACCGGCGGCGCCGTTGTCGTCGAGCCGGTGCAGGCCCGCACCTCGTGGGATGCCCTCCAGCTCAACGCCTCGAACTACCTTGCCGACCAGGCCGAGAAGCTCCAGGCAGCCGGTATCACCACCAACTTCGAGGTGGCGGCCGGCAATACAGCCGAGGTGATCGCCGAGACGGCCGTGCGCCTTGGCGCTAACCTGATAGCGATGGCCACCCATGGCTATAGCGGCCTGCGCCGCTGGGCGCTTGGCAGCATCGCCGATAAAGTGCTGCATATCACGCACACGCCCATGCTGCTGGTGCGTGGAAGCGAGCGCATGATCTCGCCCGAGCGCGCGATCCGGCGCATTCTGCTGCCGCTCGACGGCTCGAGCTGTGCCCGCCAGGCCATCCCGCTGGCCACCGAGCTGGCCTGTGAGACCCAGGCCGAGCTGCTGGTGCTGACGATCATCGCGCCGCCGTACCTGCAAACGCCCGAGGTGATAGGCTCGTACATGCAGTACGACGAGGCGATCGATTCGGTGCGCGACCGCCTGACCGACGAGCTGGCCGAGTATAGCGCGACCCTGAAGGAGCACAAAGTTCAGGTGACGCCGGTCGCTACCAGCGGCATACCGGCCGAAACGATCATCGACGAAGCACTCGATCGCGGGGCCGACCTGATTGTGATGGCGACTCATGGCGCGAGTGGGCTGCGCCGCTGGGCGTTAGGCAGCGTTGCCGATAAGGTCTTGCACGCGACTACCACGCCGCTGCTGCTTGTGCGTGCGCAGGCGTAA